Proteins encoded in a region of the Diabrotica virgifera virgifera chromosome 4, PGI_DIABVI_V3a genome:
- the LOC126883120 gene encoding uncharacterized protein LOC126883120 — translation MKQILILSIVCVLAVHFVSSVSLQKGTLDIIEGNCTSPNPKQAVLKDYVHKTSIPFVKRDETVEWHGDQKIYCVTAISLKSAEKGSTAWISDGGVNHTYIAIELESGRGHGLEYNVTIYAK, via the exons ATGAAGCAAATACTTATTCTTTCAATTGTGTGCGTACTTGCAGTCCATTTTGTAAGTTCCGTTAGTCTCCAAAAGGGTACACTTGATATCATAGAGGGCAATTGCACCAGTCCAAATCCAAAACAGGCAGTATTGAAAGATTATGTCCACAAGACTAGCATTCCTTTTGTCAAAAGAGACGAAACA GTTGAATGGCACGGTGATCAAAAAATTTACTGCGTAACAGCCATCAGTCTTAAGAGCGCCGAAAAAGGTTCAACTGCTTGGATCTCAGATGGTGGAGTTAACCACACCTACATCGCAATCGAACTGGAATCTGGTAGAGGGCATGGCTTGGAATACAACGTTACCATTTATGCTAAATAA